In Vicia villosa cultivar HV-30 ecotype Madison, WI unplaced genomic scaffold, Vvil1.0 ctg.001178F_1_1, whole genome shotgun sequence, a single genomic region encodes these proteins:
- the LOC131633824 gene encoding uncharacterized protein LOC131633824 has translation MSLLPKLRCVTIDVTGTLMAYKGELGDYYCMAAKASGRPCPDYKRMHEGFKYAYRDMAKNYPCFGFAAKMPNIVWWKTCVRDSFVRAGYEYDEETFEKIFKRIYASFGSSAPYTVFPDSKPFLRWLRGKGLKVGVVSNAEYRYRDVILPALGLNQGTEWDFGVFSGLEGIEKPDPRIYEIALERAGNIAPEETLHIGDSMRKDYEPAKSLGMHALLLDRFKTPEAEEWRKSGAVVLPDLIATQEWLSKENSTCCNDDHEPQRSYWRCSKQDFFPEESFQSWHNYGSALSQTWLRFKDRVSTRSDDATESQELQKQSENEMKKCLNWWDLIWFGFGAVIGAGIFVLTGQEAHNHAGAAIVLSYVASGISAMLSVFCYTEFAVEVPAAGGSFAYLRIELGDFIAFLAAGNILLECVLGGAAVSRSWTSYFTSLLNRPKDSFRIKAHHLKEGYNLLDPIAVAVLLTAGTIAMISTRKTSLLNWIASAINTAVIIFVIIAGFLHADTANLTPFLPYGARGVFQASAILYFAYGGFESLATMAEETKNPPKDIPIGLIGSMSVIIVIYCLMALSLSMMQKYTDIDTGAAFSIAFQKVGMNWAKYVVAFGALKGMTTVLLVGRLGQARYIVHIARSHMIPPWFARVHPKTGTPINATLLITITSACVAFFTSLDVLSSLISVSTLFVFALISIALLVRRYYVRGVTTKENQLKLVMFLFLIVGSSMGTSAYWGLRPNGWIGYTVTVPVWFFSTLAMSVFLTQQRKPRFWGVPLVPWLPSLSIATTVFLMGSLEYDAFVRFAICTLVMLVYYVFFGLHSTYDMAHLQKKTNHFLNQTKHKPRLIHAMPKCSTFPKTLKHTLQLTQTQSLLSYSSSNFPHPPPVSPQIFKSTPSHKWGSYKLGDLSFYSLIENLSSTFDFHSLEQLLHRMKRENRVFIEKNFILMFKAYGKAHLPEKALDLFHRMSAEFHCKQTVKSFNSVLNVVIQEGHFNRALEFYSHVIDSKSFNHVHPNGLTFNLVIKALCRLGLVDQAVEVFRGISVRNCVPDGYTYSTLMHGLCNVGRIDEAVALLDEMQIEGTFPNPVAFNVLISALCKEGDLARASKLVDNMFLKGCVPNEVTYNSLVHGLCLKGKLEKAVSLLNRMVSNKCVPNDVTFGTLVDGFVKQGRALDGVRVLVSLEEKGHRGNEFIYSSLISGLFKEGKCERGMQLWKEMVEKGCEPNTIVYSALIDGLCREGKPDEAKEFLLEMKNKGHIPNSFTYSSLMWGYFEAGDSHKAILVWKEMTDNNCNHHEVCYSILINGLCKNGRLKEALMVWKQMLSRGIKLDVVAYSSMIHGFCNAQLLEQGVKLFNQMLCHEPNLQPDVVTYNILLNAFCTTNSVSRAIDVLNTMLDQGCDPDFITCEIFLKTLRDNMDPPQDGREFLDELVVRLIKRQRVVGASNIIEVMLQKFLLPKPSTWAIVVQQLCKPTKVRKTISECWSRLHC, from the exons ATGTCATTATTGCCTAAACTACGATGTGTCACTATAGATGTTACCGGTACTCTAATGGCTTACAAAGGGGAGCTTGGTGACTATTATTGTATGGCTGCTAAAGCTTCTGGCCGTCCATGCCCGGATTACAAGCGTATGCACGAGGGCTTTAAGTATGCATATAGGGATATGGCAAAGAATTATCCGTGTTTTGGGTTTGCGGCCAAAATGCCAAACATTGTGTGGTGGAAAACCTGCGTGCGAGATTCCTTTGTCAGG GCTGGGTATGAATATGACGAGGAGAcatttgaaaagattttcaagCGCATTTATGCATCCTTTGGTTCATCTGCTCCATATACTGTCTTTCCAGATTCCAAGCCATTTCTTAGATGGCTTCGTGGAAAGGGTCTCAAAGTTGGTGTTGTTAGCAATGCTGAGTATCGATATCGAGATGTGATTCTTCCAGCTTTAGGTTTAAATCAG GGAACTGAGTGGGACTTTGGTGTTTTTTCTGGCCTTGAAGGCATTGAGAAACCAGACCCAAGAATTTATGAGATTGCACTCGAGAGGGCTGGAAATATTGCACCTGAAGAAACTTTACATATTGGCGATAGCATGCGCAAAGACTACGAGCCAGCTAAGAGCTTAGGGATGCATGCACTATTGTTGGATAGATTTAAGACACCAGAAGCCGAGGAGTGGAGGAAATCTGGAGCTGTTGTTCTTCCTGACTTAATAGCAACACAAGAATGGCTGTCTAAAGAGAATTCAACTTGCT GCAATGATGACCATGAGCCACAGAGAAGCTATTGGAGATGCAGCAAACAAGATTTCTTTCCAGAGGAATCCTTTCAAAGCTGGCACAACTATGGTTCTGCTCTTTCACAAACATGGTTAAGGTTCAAGGACCGTGTTTCGACCAGATCAGACGATGCAACCGAGTCGCAAGAGCTTCAGAAACAAAGTGAGAATGAAATGAAAAAATGTCTCAACTGGTGGGACCTTATCTGGTTTGGCTTTGGTGCAGTGATTGGTGCAGGAATCTTTGTGCTAACTGGTCAAGAAGCTCATAACCATGCTGGTGCGGCGATAGTCTTATCCTATGTAGCTTCAGGAATTTCAGCAATGCTTTCTGTTTTCTGTTATACAGAATTTGCCGTTGAAGTTCCAGCTGCTGGTGGTTCATTTGCTTACCTAAGAATTGAATTAGGTGATTTTATTGCTTTCTTAGCAGCCGGTAACATACTTCTCGAATGCGTGCTTGGAGGTGCAGCAGTATCAAGATCATGGACATCTTACTTCACAAGCCTTTTGAATCGTCCGAAAGATTCATTTCGAATCAAAGCACATCATCTCAAAGAAGGATACAATTTACTTGACCCTATAGCAGTTGCTGTTCTGTTAACCGCCGGAACGATCGCAATGATCAGTACACGAAAAACTTCGCTCCTCAATTGGATTGCATCGGCAATCAACACGGCTGTGATCATATTCGTAATCATTGCAGGGTTTCTTCACGCAGACACAGCGAATTTGACGCCTTTTTTACCTTATGGAGCTAGAGGTGTATTTCAAGCATCAGCAATTCTTTATTTTGCATATGGAGGTTTCGAGAGTCTTGCAACAATGGCTGAAGAAACTAAAAATCCACCAAAGGATATACCAATAGGTTTAATAGGTTCAATGTCGGTGATCATCGTGATTTATTGTTTGATGGCACTTTCACTAAGCATGATGCAGAAGTACACAGACATTGATACAGGTGCAGCTTTTTCAATTGCATTTCAGAAAGTAGGAATGAATTGGGCAAAATACGTCGTCGCTTTCGGTGCACTGAAGGGTATGACAACAGTTCTTTTAGTAGGAAGATTAGGCCAGGCGCGATACATCGTTCACATTGCGCGTTCGCACATGATTCCTCCATGGTTTGCTCGTGTTCATCCCAAAACAGGAACACCTATAAACGCAACACTTCTGATTACAATCACAAGCGCTTGCGTAGCCTTTTTCACTAGCTTGGACGTGTTATCGAGTTTGATATCAGTAAGTACACTTTTCGTTTTCGCGCTGATATCGATTGCACTTCTGGTAAGAAGGTACTATGTTAGAGGAGTTACAACAAAAGAGAATCAGTTAAAGCTAGTTATGTTTTTGTTTCTCATTGTTGGTTCTTCAATGGGAACTTCAGCTTATTGGGGATTGAGGCCTAATGGTTGGATTGGATATACGGTTACCGTTCCTGTTTGGTTTTTTTCGACTCTTGCGATGTCGGTTTTTTTGACTCAACAAAGGAAACCAAGATTTTGGGGAGTCCCACTTGTTCCATGGTTGCCATCTTTGTCAATTGCAACAACTGTTTTTCTCATGGGATCTTTGGAATATGATGCTTTTGTGAGATTTGCAATATGCACTTTGGTAATGTTGGTTTACTATGTTTTCTTTGGTCTTCATTCAACTTATGATATGGCTCATCTACAAAAGAAG acaaaccacttCCTCAACcaaaccaaacacaaacctcGTTTGATTCATGCCATGCCAAAATGCTCAACATTTCCCAAAACCCTCAAACACACACTTCAACTAACCCAAACCCAATCCCTTCTCTCTTACTCTTCCTCCAACTTTCCTCACCCTCCTCCAGTTTCACCTCAAATCTTCAAATCAACCCCTTCCCACAAATGGGGTTCTTACAAATTAGGCGATTTATCCTTCTACTCCCTCATCGAAAATCTATCTTCCACCTTCGATTTTCACTCATTGGAACAACTCCTCCATCGAATGAAGCGCGAAAATCGAGTCTTTATCGAGAAGAATTTCATCCTCATGTTCAAAGCCTACGGAAAAGCACATTTACCCGAAAAAGCTCTGGACTTGTTTCACAGAATGTCCGCTGAGTTTCACTGTAAGCAAACTGTTAAATCCTTCAATTCCGTTCTCAATGTTGTTATCCAAGAGGGTCATTTTAATCGTGCTTTGGAGTTTTACTCTCATGTTATTGATTCCAAGAGTTTCAATCATGTTCATCCCAATGGACTTACTTTTAATTTAGTGATTAAGGCTTTGTGTAGACTTGGTTTGGTTGATCAAGCTGTTGAGGTTTTTCGAGGGATTAGTGTTAGGAATTGTGTTCCGGATGGTTATACGTATTCCACATTGATGCATGGTTTGTGTAATGTTGGGAGGATTGATGAGGCGGTTGCGTTGTTGGATGAGATGCAGATTGAAGGTACGTTTCCTAACCCGGTTGCGTTTAATGTTTTGATTAGTGCGTTGTGTAAGGAAGGTGATTTGGCGCGTGCGTCTAAGCTGGTTGATAATATGTTTCTTAAGGGGTGTGTTCCGAATGAGGTGACGTATAATTCGCTTGTTCATGGGTTGTGTTTGAAGGGGAAGTTGGAGAAGGCGGTGAGTTTATTGAATCGGATGGTGTCGAATAAATGTGTTCCTAATGATGTTACTTTTGGGACACTTGTTGATGGGTTTGTTAAGCAGGGTAGAGCTTTAGATGGGGTGCGTGTGTTGGTTTCGTTGGAAGAGAAAGGTCACCGCGGGAACGAGTTTATTTACTCGTCTCTTATTAGTGGGTTGTTCAAGGAAGGGAAATGTGAGCGTGGGATGCAATTGTGGAAGGAGATGGTTGAAAAAGGATGTGAACCGAATACGATAGTGTATAGTGCTCTTATTGATGGTCTTTGTCGAGAAGGGAAGCCAGATGAAGCGAAAGAGTTCCTATTAGAGATGAAGAATAAAGGCCACATTCCGAATTCTTTCACTTATAGCTCCTTGATGTGGGGTTATTTTGAAGCAGGTGATAGTCATAAAGCGATTCTTGTTTGGAAAGAGATGACGGATAATAATTGTAATCATCACGAAGTTTGTTACAGTATACTTATCAATGGATTGTGCAAGAATGGGAGGCTTAAGGAGGCCTTAATGGTGTGGAAGCAAATGTTGAGTAGAGGAATCAAATTAGATGTTGTGGCTTATAGTTCTATGATTCATGGCTTTTGTAATGCTCAGTTATTAGAACAAGGGGTGAAACTTTTCAATCAGATGCTTTGTCACGAGCCAAACTTACAACCAGACGTGGTTACGTACAATATACTCCTTAATGCTTTTTGCACGACGAATAGTGTCTCCCGTGCTATTGATGTTCTAAACACTATGTTAGATCAAGGATGTGATCCTGATTTTATTACTTGTGAGattttcttaaaaactttaaGAGACAATATGGACCCGCCTCAAGATGGGAGAGAGTTTCTAGACGAGCTTGTAGTCCGGTTAATTAAGCGACAGAGAGTAGTTGGTGCTTCCAATATCATAGAAGTCATGCTTCAGAAATTTTTGCTGCCTAAACCTTCTACTTGGGCCATAGTTGTTCAACAGCTCTGCAAACCTACGAAAGTTCGAAAAACTATAAGTGAATGTTGGAGCAGGCTGCATTGCTGA
- the LOC131633805 gene encoding cationic amino acid transporter 5-like yields MASTKGNDDHEPQRSYWRCSKQDFFPEESFQSWHNYGSALSQTWLRFKDRVSTRSDDATESQELQKQSENEMKKCLNWWDLIWFGFGAVIGAGIFVLTGQEAHNHAGAAIVLSYVASGISAMLSVFCYTEFAVEVPAAGGSFAYLRIELGDFIAFLAAGNILLECVLGGAAVSRSWTSYFTSLLNRPKDSFRIKAHHLKEGYNLLDPIAVAVLLTAGTIAMISTRKTSLLNWIASAINTAVIIFVIIAGFLHADTANLTPFLPYGARGVFQASAILYFAYGGFESLATMAEETKNPPKDIPIGLIGSMSVIIVIYCLMALSLSMMQKYTDIDTGAAFSIAFQKVGMNWAKYVVAFGALKGMTTVLLVGRLGQARYIVHIARSHMIPPWFARVHPKTGTPINATLLITITSACVAFFTSLDVLSSLISVSTLFVFALISIALLVRRYYVRGVTTKENQLKLVMFLFLIVGSSMGTSAYWGLRPNGWIGYTVTVPVWFFSTLAMSVFLTQQRKPRFWGVPLVPWLPSLSIATTVFLMGSLEYDAFVRFAICTLVMLVYYVFFGLHSTYDMAHLQKKVQNINVDLKETARIEGP; encoded by the coding sequence ATGGCTTCCACAAAAGGCAATGATGACCATGAGCCACAGAGAAGCTATTGGAGATGCAGCAAACAAGATTTCTTTCCAGAGGAATCCTTTCAAAGCTGGCACAACTATGGTTCTGCTCTTTCACAAACATGGTTAAGGTTCAAGGACCGTGTTTCGACCAGATCAGACGATGCAACCGAGTCGCAAGAGCTTCAGAAACAAAGTGAGAATGAAATGAAAAAATGTCTCAACTGGTGGGACCTTATCTGGTTTGGCTTTGGTGCAGTGATTGGTGCAGGAATCTTTGTGCTAACTGGTCAAGAAGCTCATAACCATGCTGGTGCGGCGATAGTCTTATCCTATGTAGCTTCAGGAATTTCAGCAATGCTTTCTGTTTTCTGTTATACAGAATTTGCCGTTGAAGTTCCAGCTGCTGGTGGTTCATTTGCTTACCTAAGAATTGAATTAGGTGATTTTATTGCTTTCTTAGCAGCCGGTAACATACTTCTCGAATGCGTGCTTGGAGGTGCAGCAGTATCAAGATCATGGACATCTTACTTCACAAGCCTTTTGAATCGTCCGAAAGATTCATTTCGAATCAAAGCACATCATCTCAAAGAAGGATACAATTTACTTGACCCTATAGCAGTTGCTGTTCTGTTAACCGCCGGAACGATCGCAATGATCAGTACACGAAAAACTTCGCTCCTCAATTGGATTGCATCGGCAATCAACACGGCTGTGATCATATTCGTAATCATTGCAGGGTTTCTTCACGCAGACACAGCGAATTTGACGCCTTTTTTACCTTATGGAGCTAGAGGTGTATTTCAAGCATCAGCAATTCTTTATTTTGCATATGGAGGTTTCGAGAGTCTTGCAACAATGGCTGAAGAAACTAAAAATCCACCAAAGGATATACCAATAGGTTTAATAGGTTCAATGTCGGTGATCATCGTGATTTATTGTTTGATGGCACTTTCACTAAGCATGATGCAGAAGTACACAGACATTGATACAGGTGCAGCTTTTTCAATTGCATTTCAGAAAGTAGGAATGAATTGGGCAAAATACGTCGTCGCTTTCGGTGCACTGAAGGGTATGACAACAGTTCTTTTAGTAGGAAGATTAGGCCAGGCGCGATACATCGTTCACATTGCGCGTTCGCACATGATTCCTCCATGGTTTGCTCGTGTTCATCCCAAAACAGGAACACCTATAAACGCAACACTTCTGATTACAATCACAAGCGCTTGCGTAGCCTTTTTCACTAGCTTGGACGTGTTATCGAGTTTGATATCAGTAAGTACACTTTTCGTTTTCGCGCTGATATCGATTGCACTTCTGGTAAGAAGGTACTATGTTAGAGGAGTTACAACAAAAGAGAATCAGTTAAAGCTAGTTATGTTTTTGTTTCTCATTGTTGGTTCTTCAATGGGAACTTCAGCTTATTGGGGATTGAGGCCTAATGGTTGGATTGGATATACGGTTACCGTTCCTGTTTGGTTTTTTTCGACTCTTGCGATGTCGGTTTTTTTGACTCAACAAAGGAAACCAAGATTTTGGGGAGTCCCACTTGTTCCATGGTTGCCATCTTTGTCAATTGCAACAACTGTTTTTCTCATGGGATCTTTGGAATATGATGCTTTTGTGAGATTTGCAATATGCACTTTGGTAATGTTGGTTTACTATGTTTTCTTTGGTCTTCATTCAACTTATGATATGGCTCATCTACAAAAGAAGGTGCAAAATATCAATGTGGATCTCAAAGAGACTGCTAGGATTGAAGGGCCTTAA
- the LOC131633803 gene encoding allantoate deiminase 2 isoform X2: MRAIELIQTWMEDAGLRTWVDQMGNVHGRVEGANANTEALLIGSHMDTVVDAGKFDGSLGIVSAISALKVMHVNGKLQSLRRPVEVIAFCDEEGVRFQTTFLGSGAIAGILPATTLGITDKRNVTIKEVLKENSIETAEEMFSQLKYDPKSVWGYVELHIEQGPVLEQVGFPLGVVKGIAGQTRLKVTVKGSQGHAGTVPMSMRQDPMVAAAEQIVLMESLCKHPEEYLSFDGHCSDSSIKSLSSSLVCTVGEISTWPSASNVIPGQVTYTVDIRAIDDLGREAVIYDLSNRIYQICDKRSVSCLIEHKHDAGAVICDSELTSQLKSAAYSALKRMEGDIQDEVPTLMSGAGHDAMAMSRLTKVGMLFVRCRGGISHSPQEDVLDDDIWAAGLATLSFLENL; the protein is encoded by the exons ATGAGGGCGATTGAACTTATTCAAACATGGATGGAAGATGCTGGTTTGAGAAC TTGGGTGGACCAGATGGGAAATGTGCACGGTAGAGTCGAGGGTGCAAATGCAAATACAGAAGCTTTATTGATTGGATCTCACATG GACACTGTTGTTGATGCTGGTAAATTTGATGGATCACTAGGAATAGTCTCTGCAATATCTGCATTAAAGGTTATGCATGTCAATGGAAAGCTGCAAAGTCTAAGGCGTCCTGTTGAG GTGATTGCATTTTGTGATGAAGAGGGTGTGAGATTTCAAACTACTTTCTTAGGAAGCGGGGCTATAGCTGGTATTTTACCTGCTACGACATTGGGGATAACTGATAAGAG GAATGTAACGATAAAAGAGGTTCTTAAAGAGAACTCAATAGAAACCGCGGAGGAAATGTTTTCACAGCTCAAGTATGATCCAAAATCCGTTTGGGGTTATGTCGAG CTTCACATTGAGCAGGGTCCTGTGCTAGAACAAGTTGGTTTCCCACTTGGTGTCGTTAAAGGCATAGCTGGACAGACACGATTGAAA GTTACGGTTAAAGGCTCACAAGGTCATGCTGGAACTGTCCCAATGTCAATGCGCCAAGATCCTATGGTGGCCGCTGCTGAACAAATTGTACTTATGGAAAGCCTCTGCAAACATCCCGAAGAGTACCTTTCTTTTGATGGTCATTGCAGCGATTCATCGATAAAATCACTTTCAAGTTCACTTGTTTGTACTGTTGGTGAAATATCAACATGGCCAAGTGCTAGTAATGTCATTCCAGGCCAG GTTACATATACAGTCGATATACGAGCAATTGATGATCTCGGACGTGAGGCTGTTATCTACGATTTATCCAATCGTATTTACCAGATATGTGACAAGCGTTCGGTTTCCTGCCTTATTGAACACAAG CATGATGCAGGTGCTGTGATTTGTGATTCTGAACTAACCTCACAGCTGAAGTCTGCAGCTTATTCTGCACTCAAGAGAATGGAGGGTGACATTCAAGATGAAGTACCTACATTAATGAGTGGAGCAGGGCATGATGCCATGGCAATGTCTCGCTTAACAAAG GTGGGAATGCTATTTGTGCGCTGTCGCGGAGGCATAAGTCACTCTCCACAAGAGGATGTGCTAGACGATGATATTTGGGCGGCCGGTTTAGCAACCTTATCATTTCTGGAAAATCTGTGA
- the LOC131633803 gene encoding allantoate deiminase 2 isoform X1: MTYTFTFFYSCIFFFYLLLSTPSRASLLSGIETGDLEKRGDLFPQILRDEAVARLVELGKVSDASGYLERTFLSPATMRAIELIQTWMEDAGLRTWVDQMGNVHGRVEGANANTEALLIGSHMDTVVDAGKFDGSLGIVSAISALKVMHVNGKLQSLRRPVEVIAFCDEEGVRFQTTFLGSGAIAGILPATTLGITDKRNVTIKEVLKENSIETAEEMFSQLKYDPKSVWGYVELHIEQGPVLEQVGFPLGVVKGIAGQTRLKVTVKGSQGHAGTVPMSMRQDPMVAAAEQIVLMESLCKHPEEYLSFDGHCSDSSIKSLSSSLVCTVGEISTWPSASNVIPGQVTYTVDIRAIDDLGREAVIYDLSNRIYQICDKRSVSCLIEHKHDAGAVICDSELTSQLKSAAYSALKRMEGDIQDEVPTLMSGAGHDAMAMSRLTKVGMLFVRCRGGISHSPQEDVLDDDIWAAGLATLSFLENL; the protein is encoded by the exons ATGACTTACACTTTCACTTTCTTCTATTCTTGCATCTTCTTTTTCTATCTCCTTCTATCAACTCCTTCACGTGCTTCTTTGTTATCTG GAATTGAAACTGGAGATTTAGAAAAAAGGGGTGATTTGTTTCCGCAGATTCTAAGAGACGAGGCGGTGGCAAGACTTGTTGAGCTTGGAAAG GTTAGTGATGCTAGTGGCTATCTAGAGAGGACATTTTTGAGTCCTGCAACGATGAGGGCGATTGAACTTATTCAAACATGGATGGAAGATGCTGGTTTGAGAAC TTGGGTGGACCAGATGGGAAATGTGCACGGTAGAGTCGAGGGTGCAAATGCAAATACAGAAGCTTTATTGATTGGATCTCACATG GACACTGTTGTTGATGCTGGTAAATTTGATGGATCACTAGGAATAGTCTCTGCAATATCTGCATTAAAGGTTATGCATGTCAATGGAAAGCTGCAAAGTCTAAGGCGTCCTGTTGAG GTGATTGCATTTTGTGATGAAGAGGGTGTGAGATTTCAAACTACTTTCTTAGGAAGCGGGGCTATAGCTGGTATTTTACCTGCTACGACATTGGGGATAACTGATAAGAG GAATGTAACGATAAAAGAGGTTCTTAAAGAGAACTCAATAGAAACCGCGGAGGAAATGTTTTCACAGCTCAAGTATGATCCAAAATCCGTTTGGGGTTATGTCGAG CTTCACATTGAGCAGGGTCCTGTGCTAGAACAAGTTGGTTTCCCACTTGGTGTCGTTAAAGGCATAGCTGGACAGACACGATTGAAA GTTACGGTTAAAGGCTCACAAGGTCATGCTGGAACTGTCCCAATGTCAATGCGCCAAGATCCTATGGTGGCCGCTGCTGAACAAATTGTACTTATGGAAAGCCTCTGCAAACATCCCGAAGAGTACCTTTCTTTTGATGGTCATTGCAGCGATTCATCGATAAAATCACTTTCAAGTTCACTTGTTTGTACTGTTGGTGAAATATCAACATGGCCAAGTGCTAGTAATGTCATTCCAGGCCAG GTTACATATACAGTCGATATACGAGCAATTGATGATCTCGGACGTGAGGCTGTTATCTACGATTTATCCAATCGTATTTACCAGATATGTGACAAGCGTTCGGTTTCCTGCCTTATTGAACACAAG CATGATGCAGGTGCTGTGATTTGTGATTCTGAACTAACCTCACAGCTGAAGTCTGCAGCTTATTCTGCACTCAAGAGAATGGAGGGTGACATTCAAGATGAAGTACCTACATTAATGAGTGGAGCAGGGCATGATGCCATGGCAATGTCTCGCTTAACAAAG GTGGGAATGCTATTTGTGCGCTGTCGCGGAGGCATAAGTCACTCTCCACAAGAGGATGTGCTAGACGATGATATTTGGGCGGCCGGTTTAGCAACCTTATCATTTCTGGAAAATCTGTGA